The genomic region GCGGACGGAGGGATGGCGCCCAAGCTCCGCGCGGCGTCGCGGGCGGCGCACGGCGTGGGCGCGGTGCGCATCGGCGACCTGGAGATGCTGCGCGACCGCGGCGCGGGAACACGGGTGCGGGGGGCTGTGCCCTTCGCCGCAACGGCCTGAGGAGAGACGAGATGACGACTGCCACCGCGAGCGGCGCCGAGGCGCTGCTGGGCGTGTACCGCCCCGCCGGCCCGGTCTTCACCGGCGGCGAGGGCTCGTGGCTCATCGCCGAGGACGGCGGGCGCTTCCTGGACTTCACGGCCGGCATCGCCGTGAACGCCCTGGGCTACGGCGACCCGGACGTGGCGGACGCCATCCGCGAGGCGCTGGACAGCGGCCTCATCCACGCCTCCAACCTGTTCAGCACGCGCCCGGCAGCCGAGCTGGCGGAGTGGCTGGCCGGGCACTCGTTCGCCGACCGCGTCTTCTTCTGCAACTCCGGCGCGGAGGCCAACGAGGGCGCGCTCAAGTTCGCGCGGCGCTGGGCCCGCGCCGAGGGCGGGGACGGGCGGACGCAGATCGTCGCCTTCCGCGGCGGCTTCCACGGGCGGACCATGGGCGCGCTCTCCGCCACCGACCGGCCGGCGTACCAGGAGCCTTTCCGCCCCCTCGTGCCCGGCGTGCGCTTCTGCGACGTGGGCGACGTGAGCGAGGTGGAAGCGCTGCTGGCCGGCGGCAACGTGGCCGCGGTGATCATCGAGCCCATCCAGGGCGAGGGCGGCGTGATGCCGGTGCCCGCGGGCTTCCTCAAGGCGCTGCGCTACCTGTGCGACGAGGCCGGCGCGCTCCTCATCTTCGACGAGGTGCAGGTCGGGCTGGGGCGCACGGGGACGCTGTGGGCGCACGAGCAGGCGGGCGTGACGCCGGACATGCTCACGGTCGCGAAGCCGCTCGCCGGCGGGCTGCCCATGGGCGCGGTGCTGCTGACGGAGCGCGTGGCATCCGCCATCCAGCCGGGCGACCACGCCACCACGTTTGGCGGCGGACCGCTGGTCGCATCCGCCGCGCTGGCGGTGTGCCGGAAGATCGGCGAGCCGTCGTTCCTGTCCGAGGTGCGGCGCAAGGGCCACATGCTGGCCAACCGCTTGGGCGTGCTGTCGCTGAACGCGCGGGTGAAGGACGTACGCGGCGCGGGGATGATGTGGGGCGTGGAGCTGGACGCGGCCGACGCGGGCGACGTCGTAGCCCGCGCCCGCGAGGCGGGGCTGCTGCTGTGCACTGCCGGGCCGTCGGTGGTGCGCGTCGTCCCGCCGCTGGTCGCGACGGACGACGAGCTCGTGCGGGGAGTCGAGATCCTGGAGGAGGCGCTCTGATGCTGATGGATTCCACCTATGCCGTAGGCGCCGGGGGCGCGGCGGTGGACTACGCGCCGGGACGCACGGCCGCCGCGGCAGCCGTGATCACGCGCCAGGCGCGCGTGGCGGACATGCTCCAGGTGGAGCCGCTCATCAACGGCTTCGCCGCGCGCGGGCTCATGCTGCCCAAGACGCTCGAGTTCCTGTGCCGCGGCTTCCGCGAGTTCGTGGTCGCCACCGACGCGCACGGCAAGGTGCTGGGCTGCGGCGCCCTGCGCGTCTACACGCCACAGCTGGCCGAGGTCGCCTCGCTGGCGGTATCGGAAGATGCGCACGGGCTGGGAGTCGGCCGCAAGATCGTGCAGCAGCTGGAGGTTGAGGCGCACGCGCACGGAATCGGGACGCTCTTCGCGCTCACGCTGCAGGACGGCTTCTTCCACAAGCTCGGATACCGCACCGTGCCCAAGGAGATGTTCCCGCAAAAGGTGTGGGCCGACTGCCGCAGCTGCTCCAAGCTGCACGCCTGCGACGAGATCGCGGTGGTGAAGGAGGTTTAGGGCCCTCACCCGGCGGCCTGAGACCCGCCACTCTCTCCCACAACCGCGTGGGAGAGGGGACGTACGGCGGGGGATTTGACGCGAGGCGGATGGATCGTCTCGGTCGAGAGAAGATGAGGGTCGGGATGCCGATGCGGGGATAGAGGTCAGGCGGAGTCAACCATCAGTCCGGCGAACCACGGGACAGGAGATACAGGGCCATGCAGAGCAACACCGTCGTCCTCGCGTACTCGGGCGGGCTGGACACCTCGATCATCGTGCCGTGGCTGAAGGAGAACTACGGCGCCGACGTGGTCTGCGTGGCTGCCGACGTGGGCCAGGGCGAGGAGCTGGACGGGCTGGTCGCCAAGGCAATCGCCTCGGGCGCGCGCGAGTGCTACGTGGAGGACCTGCGCGAGGGCTTCCTTACCGAGTTCGTGTGGCCCACCCTGCGCGCGGGTGCCGTCTACGGGCGGAAGTACCTCCTCGGGACGTCGATGGCTCGCCCCATCATCGCCCGGCGGCAGGTGGAGGTGGCGCGGCAGGTGGGCGCCACCGCGCTCGCGCACGGCTGCACCGGCAAGGGCAACGACCAGGTGCGCTTCGAGCTGACCTTCGCCGCGCTGGCGCCGGAGATGTCGGTGATCGCCCCGTGGCGCCACTGGGACATCCGCTCGCGGGAGGACGCGCTGGACTACGCGGCCCAGAAGGGCATCGCCGTGACGGCGACCAAGGAGAAGATCTACTCGCGCGACCGCAACCTGTGGCACGTGTCGCACGAGGGCGGTCCGCTCGAGGATCCGGCGTACGAGCCCACGGAAGACCTCTTCCTGCTCACCCGCTCGCCCGAGGATGCGCCCAACAAGGCCGACTACGTCACCATCGGCTTCGAGAACGGCTACCCCGTGTCGGTG from Longimicrobiaceae bacterium harbors:
- a CDS encoding N-acetyltransferase — encoded protein: MLMDSTYAVGAGGAAVDYAPGRTAAAAAVITRQARVADMLQVEPLINGFAARGLMLPKTLEFLCRGFREFVVATDAHGKVLGCGALRVYTPQLAEVASLAVSEDAHGLGVGRKIVQQLEVEAHAHGIGTLFALTLQDGFFHKLGYRTVPKEMFPQKVWADCRSCSKLHACDEIAVVKEV
- a CDS encoding acetylornithine/succinylornithine family transaminase, with protein sequence MTTATASGAEALLGVYRPAGPVFTGGEGSWLIAEDGGRFLDFTAGIAVNALGYGDPDVADAIREALDSGLIHASNLFSTRPAAELAEWLAGHSFADRVFFCNSGAEANEGALKFARRWARAEGGDGRTQIVAFRGGFHGRTMGALSATDRPAYQEPFRPLVPGVRFCDVGDVSEVEALLAGGNVAAVIIEPIQGEGGVMPVPAGFLKALRYLCDEAGALLIFDEVQVGLGRTGTLWAHEQAGVTPDMLTVAKPLAGGLPMGAVLLTERVASAIQPGDHATTFGGGPLVASAALAVCRKIGEPSFLSEVRRKGHMLANRLGVLSLNARVKDVRGAGMMWGVELDAADAGDVVARAREAGLLLCTAGPSVVRVVPPLVATDDELVRGVEILEEAL
- a CDS encoding argininosuccinate synthase produces the protein MQSNTVVLAYSGGLDTSIIVPWLKENYGADVVCVAADVGQGEELDGLVAKAIASGARECYVEDLREGFLTEFVWPTLRAGAVYGRKYLLGTSMARPIIARRQVEVARQVGATALAHGCTGKGNDQVRFELTFAALAPEMSVIAPWRHWDIRSREDALDYAAQKGIAVTATKEKIYSRDRNLWHVSHEGGPLEDPAYEPTEDLFLLTRSPEDAPNKADYVTIGFENGYPVSVDGETLGAVALLERLNEIGGLHGVGRIDLVEDRLVGMKSRGIYETPGGTLLYSAHSELEQLVLDRRTLALKDAIAPRYADLVYEGRWWTTEREAMDALVDVTQQRVTGEVKMKLYKGQHTVAGRTSPFSLYDERFVTFGEDDVYDQADAAGFIRLYGLPMRVAALKQREEQLAKAARAPRYVTDVAAD